Proteins encoded in a region of the Triticum dicoccoides isolate Atlit2015 ecotype Zavitan chromosome 3A, WEW_v2.0, whole genome shotgun sequence genome:
- the LOC119269094 gene encoding LRR receptor kinase SERK2, protein MGLIGIIMTLTFLLSFAASDRQGDALYDMKLKLNATGTQLTDWNQNQVNPCTWNSVICDSNNNVVQVTLASMGFTGVLSPRIGDLEHLNVLSLPGNKITGTIPEQLGNLSSLTSLDLEENLLVGEIPASLGHLSKLQLLILSQNRLSGTVPDTLATISSLTDIRLAYNNLSGPIPAQLFQVARYNFSGNNLTCGANFAHPCASSSPYQGSSHGSTIGIVLGTVGGVIGLLIIGALFIICNGRRKGHLREVFVDVSGEDDRRIAFGQLKRFAWRELQLATDNFSEKNVLGQGGFGKVYKGALPDGTKIAVKRLTDYESPGGEAAFLREVELISVAVHRNLLRLIGFCTTQTERLLVYPFMQNLSVAYRLREFKPGEPILDWNARKRVAIGTARGLEYLHEHCNPKIIHRDVKAANVLLDEGFEPVVGDFGLAKLVDVQKTSVTTQVRGTMGHIAPEYLSTGKSSERTDVFGYGIMLLEVVTGQRAIDFSRLEEEDDVLLLDHVKKLQREGNLDAIVDRNLNNSFDRQEVEMMMQIALLCTQGSPEDRPSMSEVVRMLEGEGLAERWEEWQQVEVTRREDYERMQQRFDWGEDSIYNQDAIELSAGR, encoded by the exons ATGGGGCTGATCGGCATCATTATGACTTTGACATTTCTGCTCTCGTTTGCAGCGTCTGATCGCCAAG GTGATGCATTATATGATATGAAGCTGAAGCTGAACGCTACTGGCACACAGCTTACAGACTGGAATCAAAATCAAGTTAACCCTTGCACTTGGAATTCTGTTATTTGTGACAGTAACAATAATGTTGTGCAAGT AACATTGGCTTCTATGGGGTTCACTGGAGTTCTGTCGCCAAGAATTGGAGACCTCGAGCATTTGAATGTTCT GTCCTTACCTGGTAACAAGATTACCGGTACCATACCAGAGCAGCTTGGGAACCTATCTAGTTTGACAAGCTTAGATTTGGAAGAAAATCTGCTGGTTGGAGAAATCCCAGCTTCTCTTGGCCATCTTTCGAAGCTCCAACTCTT GATACTAAGTCAAAACAGACTAAGTGGAACTGTTCCTGATACACTGGCAACCATCTCAAGCTTGACAGACAT TCGGTTGGCCTACAATAATCTCTCCGGTCCAATACCTGCTCAACTATTTCAAGTTGCACGTTACAA CTTTTCTGGCAATAACTTGACTTGTGGAGCAAACTTCGCTCATCCTTGTGCATCaagttcgccttaccaag GTTCATCCCATGGTTCGACAATAGGCATTGTCCTTGGAACAGTTGGTGGAGTGATAGGGCTGCTCATCATAGGGGCTCTATTTATTATCTGTAATGGAAGGAGAAAAGGTCATCTGCGTGAAGTTTTTGTGGATGTATCAG GTGAGGATGACCGAAGAATTGCATTTGGGCAGTTGAAAAGGTTTGCATGGCGAGAATTACAACTCGCTACTGATAACTTCAGTGAGAAAAATGTTCTTGGACAAGGGGGCTTTGGAAAAGTATATAAAGGAGCACTTCCAGATGGCACTAAGATAGCCGTAAAGCGGTTAACTGATTATGAAAGTCCTGGTGGGGAGGCTGCCTTCCTGCGTGAAGTTGAGCTGATTAGTGTTGCAGTTCACCGGAATCTTTTAAGATTGATTGGGTTCTGTACAACACAAACAGAACGTCTACTTGTTTATCCTTTCATGCAGAATCTTAGCGTAGCCTACCGTTTGCGAG AATTTAAACCTGGGGAACCAATATTAGATTGGAATGCAAGGAAACGAGTGGCTATAGGCACAGCGCGCGGACTGGAGTACCTGCACGAGCACTGCAATCCTAAGATCATACACCGTGATGTCAAGGCCGCGAATGTCTTGCTTGATGAAGGTTTCGAACCAGTTGTCGGCGACTTTGGCTTGGCAAAGTTGGTGGATGTACAGAAGACATCTGTGACCACTCAAGTCCGAGGGACTATGGGTCACATTGCACCAGAATATCTGTCCACAGGGAAGTCATCTGAGAGAACTGATGTTTTCGGCTATGGTATAATGCTTCTTGAAGTGGTCACCGGGCAGCGTGCCATTGACTTTTCAcgtctggaggaagaagatgacgtGTTGTTACTTGATCAT GTGAAGAAGCTGCAAAGAGAGGGGAATCTAGACGCCATCGTGGACCGAAACCTGAACAACAGCTTCGACAGGCAGGAGGTGGAGATGATGATGCAGATCGCGCTGCTGTGCACCCAGGGGTCGCCTGAGGACCGGCCCTCCATGTCGGAGGTGGTAAGGATGCTGGAAGGGGAAGGCCTGGCGGAGCGGTGGGAGGAGTGGCAGCAGGTGGAGGTGACGAGGAGGGAGGACTACGAGCGGATGCAGCAGCGGTTCGACTGGGGCGAGGACTCCATCTACAACCAGGACGCCATCGAACTGTCCGCCGGCAGATAA